The Dethiosulfovibrio salsuginis genome contains the following window.
AGATTATGATGCTCTAGAATAGAAAAGAACGCTAGCAATTTTAATTGATCTTTGACTGGCTAGAGGTTAAATCTACTAAGTTACCAGCTATGAGAGCTGGCCATGATCAACTACGGAGGAATCCTGAGCCCCTTCAACGCCTGGCTCATAGCCAGAGGGCTGGTGACAGTCCCGATCCGAATGGCCCAGCACTCTCGAACCTCCATTGAGGTCGCCCGGTTTCTGGAGGGGAGCCCTGCGGTCCGCTTCATCTGGTATCCCGGCCTTGAGAGCCACCCACAGCACGAAAGGGCGAAGGCGATCATGAGGAACGGATATTCCGGCATGATCGCCTTCGATATAAAAGGGGACGAGGAAACCCACTGTCGCTTTTTGGACCAGCTTAAGCTGATCACCCACGCGGTGTCTCTAGGCGACAGCGAGAGCCTCATGGTCTACTACGACAAAAACAGCGACAAGCTACCCCACTATCCCGACGTATTCCACCAGGACTTCTTCCGGTTCAGCGTCGGCCTTGAGGACCCGGAGGACCTTATAGACGACCTCAGCCAGGCATTTAAGACCTGCGGGTTGGGCTAGATTCCCTCCAGGGCAACAGAGTCTTGACCGAAGGAAGATAGCATTATATCCTCTTACAAAGGCTTAACGACAGAAGATTCTGAATCAGCCTGAGAGCCTATCGAGGAGGTGTTTTTATGAGGCTGGAGTTCGTAGATTGGACCATCATAGTGGGATATTTTGTGGTTGCTCTTGGGATAGGCCTGGCGTTTCGGAAGAAGGCAGGGGGAAGTATGGTTGAGTACTTCGTATCAGGTAGGTCTCTCCCCTGGTGGATAGCTGGGACATCTATGGTGGCAACGACCTTCGCCGCCGACACTCCTCTTGCGGTAACCGGCCTGGTTGCTAAATTTGGGCTTGCGGGAAACTGGTTCTGGTGGGCCTTTGCCCTTGGTGGAATGGTTACGGTGTTCGTCTACGCTCGGCTATGGAGAAGGACCGAGGTGCTTACAGACGTAGAGCTGGTGGAACTCCGATACGGTGGAAAGCCTGCGGCATTTCTCAGGGGATTCAGGGCACTTTACATAGCCCTGCTGATAAACCCCATTATCATAGGGTGGGTAACAGGAGCGATGCTTAAGGTGTTAAAACATACGGTCCTGTCAGGAGGGGAAGGCTCTGGCCCCGGCGACTGGTCCATCATAATAGCGATGCTGGTGGTTGTCGGAGTCTACAGCACCGTTTCCGGTATGTGGGGGGTCGCTGTCACCGACTTTTTCCAGTTTATACTGGCCATGGCGGGATGTATCGCATTGGCGGTGGTCTCCGTGTCCTCCCTAGGCGGCATCGGCGGCATGCGTCACTCTATCGTCACCAACATAGCCGGAGGAGAACAGATGTTTCGATTCCTGCCCGACTTCCGTGGCAGCGACCCATGGATGCCTATAGGGGTTCTTTTGGTCATGCTGTTCGTCCAGTGGTGGGCATCCTGGTATCCCGGTGCCGAACCGGGAGGAGGGGGCTTCATAGTCCAGCGAATGGCCTCCTGCAAGAACGAACGGCACGCCGTATGGGCGACTCTGTGGTTTCAGATAGCCCACTACTGTATTCGTCCCTGGCCCTGGCTGCTGGTCTCCTTTGTAGCGGTGGCCCATTATCCAGGGCTCAGAGAGATGGCCGATCCTGGCGTAGGCTTCCCTATGGTCATACGGGACTTTGCCCCGGCAGGTCTGAGAGGCCTTATGATAGTGGCGTTTTTTTCCGCCTATATGTCCACGATGAGCACCCAAATCAACTGGGGAGCTTCCTACCTCGCCAGCGACTTCTACAAAAGATTTATAAACCCCAACGCGTCGGACTCCCGTCTGACAGAGGTATCTAGGATGTCCTCCATTTTCATCCTGATTACCGGCGGCGTGGCGGCCTGGATCATGAAA
Protein-coding sequences here:
- a CDS encoding PLP-dependent transferase; this translates as MINYGGILSPFNAWLIARGLVTVPIRMAQHSRTSIEVARFLEGSPAVRFIWYPGLESHPQHERAKAIMRNGYSGMIAFDIKGDEETHCRFLDQLKLITHAVSLGDSESLMVYYDKNSDKLPHYPDVFHQDFFRFSVGLEDPEDLIDDLSQAFKTCGLG
- a CDS encoding sodium:solute symporter family protein, translating into MRLEFVDWTIIVGYFVVALGIGLAFRKKAGGSMVEYFVSGRSLPWWIAGTSMVATTFAADTPLAVTGLVAKFGLAGNWFWWAFALGGMVTVFVYARLWRRTEVLTDVELVELRYGGKPAAFLRGFRALYIALLINPIIIGWVTGAMLKVLKHTVLSGGEGSGPGDWSIIIAMLVVVGVYSTVSGMWGVAVTDFFQFILAMAGCIALAVVSVSSLGGIGGMRHSIVTNIAGGEQMFRFLPDFRGSDPWMPIGVLLVMLFVQWWASWYPGAEPGGGGFIVQRMASCKNERHAVWATLWFQIAHYCIRPWPWLLVSFVAVAHYPGLREMADPGVGFPMVIRDFAPAGLRGLMIVAFFSAYMSTMSTQINWGASYLASDFYKRFINPNASDSRLTEVSRMSSIFILITGGVAAWIMKDVSVDQAWRFLASLGAGTGAVFMLRWFWWRINAWTEISAMISSVAFYTVISRLFPMDEEYRLALVAVLTIAVWLVVTWITPAEDEETLCRFYRKVRPAGKGWQPIAKICPDVICDSDLALSVTGAIASGMVVYLLLPGVGFVIFRDFSRAALCVSGALACATLVWFVLLRMYPAER